The proteins below are encoded in one region of Desulfobotulus mexicanus:
- the tmcC gene encoding TmcC family electron transfer complex membrane anchor subunit, whose amino-acid sequence MTLQTLYTIIAGPLAVLAITGFVLGCVYRIVMAVRQTASDRMVIEYFHPRYALRSILRWLTPYSTVNMRRHPIMTLVTFVFHLGMVVMPFFIFAHMLMVYEAFGLSWPTLPDVFVEWMSWAVLLALVFFLGRRLILPEVRYLTTLSDYLILLLIALPFFTGIWAYKGWWAAEWVTLLHMLSGEILLLAIPFTRLGHMVLFFMTRGYMGSEFGGIRHARDW is encoded by the coding sequence ATGACCCTGCAAACCCTTTATACCATCATTGCCGGTCCTCTGGCTGTGCTTGCCATCACAGGCTTTGTCCTTGGCTGTGTGTACCGCATTGTTATGGCGGTGCGGCAGACGGCATCGGACCGGATGGTAATTGAATATTTTCATCCCCGCTATGCCCTGCGTTCCATTCTGAGATGGCTTACACCCTATTCAACGGTGAATATGCGTCGCCATCCCATTATGACTCTGGTGACCTTTGTATTTCATCTAGGTATGGTGGTGATGCCCTTTTTCATTTTTGCCCATATGCTGATGGTTTATGAAGCCTTCGGTCTTTCCTGGCCAACCCTGCCGGATGTTTTTGTGGAATGGATGAGCTGGGCCGTACTCCTTGCTCTGGTTTTTTTTCTGGGCCGGAGACTTATACTGCCTGAGGTTCGTTATCTCACAACCCTTTCTGATTATTTGATTCTCCTGTTGATAGCTCTTCCATTTTTCACGGGTATCTGGGCATACAAGGGATGGTGGGCTGCTGAGTGGGTTACCCTTCTCCATATGCTTTCCGGAGAAATACTTCTTCTGGCCATTCCCTTTACGCGTTTGGGGCATATGGTTTTATTTTTCATGACTCGCGGTTATATGGGCTCTGAATTCGGCGGCATCCGCCATGCCCGGGACTGGTAA
- the tmcB gene encoding electron transfer complex ferredoxin TmcB: MTQQTVKVKKNIVDEGIEAGLARLTPERIESVIQRVLNREAGARLKTYARTCVHCGLCSDACHHFVSMNRDPKLSPAGKVKRTIGVMMQKKGKVSKDFIREAAMVAYSECNLCKKCVLYCPFGIDVGYLMTLVRRICHLLGVVPRYMQDTAHSQSVHFNQMWINGDEWVDTLFWQEEEARDEAPDIRIPVDKEGSDIFYSVIGPEPKFRAQLIYQAAMIFEAAGSDWTMPGSPGWDNSDLCMFSGDNEMMGRNKRAHFEAAAKLRVKKIVMGECGHAFRSVYDVGNRWLGFKMPPIPVIHAVEFYHDLVCNGKIRILKKFAQPITLHDPCNIARGMGLYEKARELAHALCETVVEMTPNREHNICCNAGGGIINCGPPFKDKRVEANSVKAKQLFDAKAMGAEVVIAPCHNCHGGLEDIIHHYGVEMELKFFGDIIYEVMEKPE; the protein is encoded by the coding sequence ATGACACAGCAGACGGTAAAGGTAAAAAAGAATATTGTGGATGAAGGCATTGAGGCGGGCCTTGCCCGTCTTACGCCGGAACGGATAGAGTCCGTTATTCAGCGTGTACTGAACCGTGAAGCAGGTGCACGCCTGAAAACCTATGCAAGGACCTGTGTACACTGCGGTCTCTGCTCCGACGCCTGCCATCATTTTGTATCCATGAACCGGGATCCTAAGCTTTCTCCTGCGGGTAAGGTGAAGCGGACCATTGGCGTTATGATGCAGAAAAAAGGGAAGGTTTCTAAGGATTTTATCCGGGAAGCTGCCATGGTGGCCTATAGTGAGTGCAATCTTTGTAAAAAATGTGTGCTTTACTGCCCCTTTGGCATAGATGTCGGATATCTGATGACCCTTGTGCGCCGCATCTGTCATCTTCTTGGTGTAGTGCCCCGTTATATGCAGGATACGGCCCACAGCCAGTCAGTGCATTTCAATCAGATGTGGATCAACGGAGATGAGTGGGTGGATACCCTGTTCTGGCAGGAGGAGGAGGCCAGGGATGAAGCGCCGGATATCCGTATCCCCGTGGATAAGGAAGGCTCTGACATCTTCTATTCTGTAATCGGTCCTGAACCAAAATTCCGCGCCCAGCTTATTTATCAGGCAGCCATGATTTTTGAAGCCGCAGGCTCGGACTGGACCATGCCCGGTTCTCCGGGTTGGGATAACTCTGATCTCTGCATGTTCAGTGGAGATAATGAGATGATGGGCCGTAATAAGCGAGCCCATTTTGAGGCTGCCGCAAAACTTCGGGTGAAAAAGATAGTCATGGGCGAGTGTGGTCACGCCTTCCGTTCCGTATATGATGTGGGTAACCGCTGGCTGGGCTTTAAGATGCCGCCCATTCCCGTTATCCATGCCGTTGAGTTTTATCATGACCTTGTCTGTAACGGAAAAATCCGCATTCTTAAAAAGTTTGCCCAGCCCATCACCCTGCATGACCCCTGCAATATTGCAAGGGGTATGGGGCTTTACGAAAAGGCAAGGGAGCTTGCCCATGCTCTCTGTGAAACCGTGGTGGAAATGACTCCCAACCGGGAGCATAACATCTGCTGCAATGCCGGAGGCGGTATCATTAACTGCGGTCCTCCTTTTAAGGATAAGCGGGTGGAAGCAAACTCCGTGAAGGCAAAGCAGCTTTTTGATGCCAAGGCCATGGGTGCGGAGGTTGTAATTGCTCCCTGCCATAACTGCCATGGTGGTCTGGAAGACATTATTCACCACTATGGCGTGGAAATGGAGCTGAAGTTTTTCGGTGATATCATCTATGAAGTCATGGAGAAGCCAGAATGA
- the tmcA gene encoding acidic tetraheme cytochrome c3 TmcA, which yields MLKKSLAFLSVLGILGLIVFSLNAFSGIDEGTVTDPAFERKTRGTVAFDHDMHMEAPGVTDCATCHHYYEDGVLIEFESSEGLSCSECHMGKGGDIMPLIEAYHQQCRSCHIEQQAGPVTCAGCHEKP from the coding sequence ATGCTTAAAAAATCCCTTGCTTTTCTATCTGTTCTCGGCATCCTTGGCCTGATTGTGTTTTCTCTGAATGCCTTTTCAGGTATTGATGAGGGCACGGTGACGGACCCGGCCTTTGAGCGTAAAACCCGTGGAACTGTTGCCTTTGACCATGATATGCATATGGAGGCACCGGGTGTCACGGATTGTGCCACCTGCCACCATTATTATGAAGATGGAGTTCTGATTGAATTTGAATCTTCCGAAGGGTTGAGCTGTTCTGAGTGTCATATGGGTAAGGGCGGGGATATCATGCCCCTGATAGAAGCCTATCATCAGCAGTGCCGGAGCTGTCACATTGAGCAGCAGGCAGGTCCTGTAACCTGTGCCGGGTGTCATGAGAAACCCTGA
- the divK gene encoding DVU0259 family response regulator domain-containing protein: protein MLKKIMVVDDDPIIRKYLMNVFNDNGYEACGAASGPEASELLEKEKPDLITLDLEMPDEWGPRFYRRMTKNPEYAKIPVIVISGMQSRHLSINKAIAYLDKPFDPEKLIGIIKNTIG from the coding sequence ATGCTTAAAAAAATCATGGTGGTGGATGACGACCCCATTATCCGTAAATATCTGATGAATGTGTTCAATGATAATGGCTATGAGGCCTGTGGTGCAGCATCGGGCCCTGAGGCTTCGGAGCTTCTGGAAAAGGAAAAGCCGGATCTTATTACTTTAGATTTGGAAATGCCCGATGAATGGGGTCCAAGGTTCTACCGACGCATGACTAAAAATCCTGAGTATGCGAAGATTCCGGTAATCGTGATTTCCGGTATGCAGAGCCGGCATCTTTCCATTAACAAGGCCATTGCCTATCTGGATAAGCCTTTTGATCCGGAAAAACTGATCGGAATTATCAAAAACACCATCGGCTGA
- a CDS encoding chemotaxis response regulator CheY, translated as MDVSIKILVVDDFATMRRILKNILKQLGFTNITEADDGTTALEALSKNSFDLIISDWNMPKMTGLELLKKVRSDPAYKNIPFLMVTAEAQKQNVVEAVQAGVSNYVVKPFTAESIAEKLEKIIS; from the coding sequence ATGGATGTTTCAATTAAAATCCTTGTAGTAGATGATTTTGCCACCATGCGGCGCATACTGAAAAATATTCTCAAGCAGCTGGGCTTTACTAATATAACCGAAGCAGATGATGGCACAACAGCCCTTGAAGCCCTTTCTAAAAACAGCTTTGACCTTATTATTTCCGACTGGAACATGCCTAAGATGACAGGCCTTGAACTGTTAAAAAAGGTTCGTTCCGATCCGGCCTATAAGAATATCCCATTTTTGATGGTCACGGCGGAAGCCCAGAAACAGAATGTGGTTGAAGCTGTGCAGGCGGGGGTTTCTAATTATGTGGTAAAACCCTTTACAGCAGAGTCCATTGCCGAAAAACTTGAAAAGATTATCTCCTGA